A region of Deinococcus aestuarii DNA encodes the following proteins:
- a CDS encoding NAD(P)-dependent alcohol dehydrogenase yields the protein MTGPDSSQPRSSRTSVLHGLRDLRWETREVASPGPREVRVRVRRIGVCGSDIHYYTHGKIGGFVVEAPLVLGHEVMGVVDAVGEGVTRVRPGDRVALEPGSPCRRCAYCKRGEYNLCPEMTFMATPPVHGALTEHVLWPDDFAFKLPDTLSDDAGALIEPLAVGVWAARKGNVQPGQAVAVFGAGPIGCTTLQAAKAAGATTLIAVDLEDFRLDLARKVGATHTINARTDDPIARIREITRSDLPLSHAGVDVAFETAGSLPTTRLSLAAPRPGGTTVLVGLPPDPEVSLDLVSAASREVSIRGVFRYANCYPAAIALVESGAVDLDALVTHRYAFEQTPEAFEFADREKRTSMKVMIDVG from the coding sequence ATGACCGGCCCTGATTCCTCCCAGCCCCGCTCCTCCCGCACCAGCGTCCTGCACGGCCTGCGCGACCTGCGCTGGGAGACGCGCGAGGTGGCCTCTCCCGGTCCCCGCGAGGTCCGCGTGCGGGTGCGGCGCATCGGCGTGTGCGGCAGCGACATTCACTACTACACGCACGGGAAGATCGGAGGGTTCGTGGTGGAGGCTCCCCTCGTCCTCGGCCACGAGGTGATGGGCGTGGTGGACGCGGTGGGCGAGGGGGTGACCCGCGTGAGGCCGGGCGACCGGGTGGCCCTGGAGCCCGGCTCCCCCTGCCGCCGCTGCGCCTACTGCAAGCGCGGCGAGTACAACCTCTGCCCGGAGATGACCTTCATGGCGACGCCGCCCGTCCACGGGGCGCTCACCGAACACGTCCTGTGGCCGGACGACTTCGCCTTCAAGCTCCCCGACACGCTGAGCGACGACGCGGGCGCGTTGATCGAGCCGCTTGCGGTCGGGGTGTGGGCGGCGCGCAAGGGAAACGTGCAGCCGGGGCAGGCCGTCGCGGTTTTCGGGGCCGGGCCCATCGGATGTACCACGCTCCAGGCGGCAAAGGCAGCCGGGGCGACCACCCTCATCGCCGTCGATCTGGAGGACTTCCGCCTCGACCTCGCGCGGAAAGTGGGCGCGACGCACACGATCAACGCCCGAACGGATGACCCCATCGCCCGCATTCGTGAAATCACGCGGAGCGACCTCCCCCTTTCACACGCCGGGGTGGACGTGGCCTTCGAGACGGCGGGGAGCCTGCCGACCACCCGCCTGAGCCTCGCCGCGCCCCGGCCGGGTGGAACGACCGTCCTCGTGGGCCTGCCGCCCGACCCGGAGGTCAGCCTCGACCTCGTGTCGGCGGCGAGCCGGGAGGTCAGCATTCGGGGCGTGTTCCGCTACGCGAACTGCTACCCGGCGGCCATCGCCCTCGTCGAGAGCGGAGCCGTGGACCTCGACGCGCTCGTGACGCACCGCTACG
- a CDS encoding mannitol dehydrogenase family protein yields the protein MVKLSLSTLHALGPGVAVPAYDPRALTPGIVHFGVGAFHRSHEAMYLDRLLGAGQGEGWGICGVGVLPSDARMRDVLAAQDGLYTLVTRSPEGTSEARVIGAVREFLFAPDDPEAVLERLADPATRIVSLTVTEGGYSVSPATGEFDPTGEDIAHDLGTDGAPRTVFGLITEGLRRRRERGLAPFTVMSCDNLQGNGHVTRRALTSFARLKDPELGEWMDHAVAFPNSMVDRITPATTDADRRAITAEYGVEDGWPVVAETFTQWVLEDSFTLGRPALETVGVQVVADVEPYELMKLRLLNASHQAAGYLGVLAGYTLVHEVCQDPPFARFLLDYMTREATPTLRPVPGIDLEAYRHELIARFSNAAIRDTLARLIVDSSERIPKFLLPVVREQLQRGGEVEHAALVVAAWSLYLEAVTGGDGAAGNLPPLHDQRAEALAGAVRREAEEPGAFLGLREVFGDLGEDERFRGAYLEARERLRQGGPLGAMRALRERPLPANSGSVLTSTPPR from the coding sequence ATGGTCAAACTCTCCCTCTCCACGCTCCACGCCCTCGGTCCGGGGGTGGCCGTTCCGGCCTACGACCCACGGGCGCTGACCCCGGGCATCGTCCACTTCGGGGTGGGGGCCTTCCACCGCTCGCACGAGGCCATGTACCTCGACCGCCTGCTGGGCGCCGGGCAGGGCGAGGGCTGGGGCATCTGCGGGGTGGGCGTGCTGCCCTCCGACGCGCGGATGCGGGACGTGCTCGCCGCTCAGGACGGGCTCTACACCCTCGTCACCCGGTCGCCGGAGGGCACGTCGGAGGCCCGGGTGATCGGCGCGGTCCGCGAGTTCCTGTTTGCCCCGGACGACCCGGAGGCGGTGCTGGAGCGGCTGGCCGATCCCGCCACCCGCATCGTCTCCCTGACCGTCACCGAGGGCGGCTACAGCGTCAGCCCCGCGACGGGCGAGTTCGACCCCACGGGTGAGGACATCGCCCACGACCTCGGGACGGACGGGGCGCCCCGGACCGTCTTCGGCCTCATCACCGAGGGACTGCGGCGGCGCCGGGAGCGCGGTCTGGCGCCTTTCACGGTGATGTCGTGCGACAACCTCCAGGGCAACGGCCACGTGACGCGCCGGGCGCTGACCTCGTTCGCCCGGTTGAAGGACCCCGAGCTGGGCGAGTGGATGGACCACGCCGTCGCCTTTCCGAACTCGATGGTGGACCGCATCACGCCCGCGACGACCGACGCGGACCGCCGGGCTATTACGGCCGAGTACGGCGTCGAGGACGGCTGGCCGGTGGTGGCCGAGACCTTTACCCAGTGGGTGCTGGAAGACAGCTTCACCCTCGGGCGGCCCGCGCTGGAGACGGTCGGGGTGCAGGTCGTGGCCGACGTGGAGCCCTACGAGCTGATGAAGCTGCGGCTGCTCAACGCCTCGCACCAGGCCGCCGGGTACCTCGGCGTGCTCGCCGGGTACACGCTCGTCCACGAGGTCTGCCAGGACCCGCCCTTCGCCCGCTTCCTGCTCGACTACATGACCCGGGAGGCCACGCCGACCCTGCGCCCGGTGCCCGGCATCGACCTGGAGGCCTACCGCCACGAGCTGATCGCCCGCTTCTCGAACGCGGCGATCCGCGACACCCTCGCGCGGCTGATCGTGGACAGCTCCGAGCGCATCCCCAAGTTCCTGCTGCCCGTCGTGCGCGAGCAACTGCAACGGGGGGGCGAGGTCGAACACGCCGCCCTCGTCGTCGCGGCCTGGAGCCTCTACCTGGAGGCGGTCACGGGCGGGGACGGCGCGGCGGGGAACCTGCCCCCCCTGCACGACCAGCGTGCGGAGGCCCTGGCCGGGGCGGTGCGGCGGGAGGCGGAGGAGCCGGGGGCCTTCCTGGGTCTCCGGGAAGTCTTTGGGGACCTGGGCGAGGATGAACGCTTCCGGGGGGCGTACCTGGAGGCCCGCGAACGGCTGCGGCAGGGGGGGCCCCTCGGGGCGATGCGGGCGCTGCGAGAAAGGCCGCTGCCCGCGAACAGCGGCTCCGTCCTGACCTCCACCCCACCGCGGTGA
- a CDS encoding carbohydrate ABC transporter permease: MTTVPTSRAGRTVSDRHRARNLVLTAVTYLIVLAFLFPLVWMILNAFKTEAQAFATPPVFFFTPIFDNFQRALPTYLPALTNSLVAAVGSTLLAFLLGLPAAFALAVYPTRRAQGVLTWMLSTKFMPAVGVIVPIFLLFRNLGLLDTRLGLILMYTTMNLPLVVWMMHSYMSEIPFAIYEAAKVDGASVGQEFFRIALPLSMPGISATALLALIFAWNEVFFALNLTSSDAAPLSVFIGEFKTSQGLFWAQLSAAATLVVLPVLIFGWIAQRQLVRGLSFGAVK; this comes from the coding sequence ATGACCACGGTTCCCACCTCGCGGGCAGGCCGCACCGTCAGTGACCGCCACCGGGCGCGCAATCTTGTGCTCACCGCCGTCACCTACCTGATCGTGCTGGCGTTCCTCTTCCCGCTCGTGTGGATGATCCTGAACGCCTTCAAGACCGAGGCGCAGGCCTTTGCCACACCGCCGGTCTTCTTCTTCACGCCGATTTTCGACAACTTCCAGCGGGCGCTGCCGACCTACCTGCCCGCGCTGACGAACTCGCTGGTCGCGGCGGTGGGCTCCACCCTGCTCGCCTTCCTCCTGGGGCTGCCCGCCGCCTTCGCGCTCGCCGTGTATCCCACCCGCCGGGCGCAGGGGGTCCTGACCTGGATGCTCTCGACCAAATTCATGCCCGCCGTGGGCGTGATCGTGCCCATCTTCCTGCTCTTCCGCAACCTGGGGCTGCTCGACACGCGCCTCGGCCTGATCCTGATGTATACGACGATGAATCTGCCGCTGGTCGTGTGGATGATGCATTCGTACATGTCCGAGATTCCCTTCGCCATCTACGAGGCGGCGAAGGTGGACGGGGCCTCGGTGGGGCAGGAATTCTTCCGGATCGCGCTGCCGCTCTCCATGCCGGGCATCTCCGCGACCGCGCTGCTGGCGCTGATCTTCGCGTGGAACGAGGTCTTTTTCGCGCTGAACCTGACCAGTTCGGACGCCGCGCCCCTCTCGGTGTTCATCGGGGAATTCAAGACCAGCCAGGGCCTCTTCTGGGCGCAGCTCAGCGCCGCCGCCACCCTGGTCGTGCTGCCGGTCCTGATCTTCGGCTGGATCGCCCAGCGCCAGCTCGTGCGCGGCCTGAGCTTCGGGGCCGTGAAGTAA
- a CDS encoding carbohydrate ABC transporter permease yields MTTVQSLPTTATRVPPAPKRGLKLTPAALIWPAMLYLILTTQVPFFMTVYYSFFRYNLVDPSSRPFIGLANYQTLLTDPQNLRILLNTVVLAGGTLILTLIIGAALALLLNREFLGRTVLRTLLISSFLVMPLVTAVIWKNMLLSPTSGFFAWVAQSLGLAPVDWLGQFPMFSVIVMITWEWTPFAALILLTGLQSLPDDQIEAARLDGASPWQEFQHIVLPHWTQAIQVVVLMETVALLQVYGEIYGSTSGGPGVATTNLPYFIYQKAFAEYNIGLASAAGVLTVILTNILAVYLLRLISRTAATNRGG; encoded by the coding sequence ATGACCACGGTTCAGTCCCTGCCGACCACGGCGACGCGGGTGCCGCCCGCTCCCAAACGCGGTTTGAAACTCACGCCCGCCGCCCTGATCTGGCCCGCGATGCTGTACCTGATCCTGACGACGCAGGTGCCGTTTTTCATGACGGTGTACTACTCGTTTTTCCGCTACAACCTCGTGGACCCCAGCAGTCGCCCCTTCATCGGGCTGGCGAACTACCAGACGCTGCTCACCGATCCGCAGAACCTCCGCATCCTGCTCAACACGGTCGTGCTGGCGGGCGGCACCCTGATCCTGACGCTGATCATCGGCGCCGCGCTCGCGCTGCTGCTCAACCGGGAGTTCCTGGGGCGGACGGTCCTGCGCACCCTGCTGATCTCGTCGTTTCTGGTGATGCCCCTCGTGACGGCCGTGATCTGGAAGAACATGCTGCTGAGCCCCACCTCGGGCTTCTTCGCCTGGGTGGCGCAGAGCCTGGGCCTGGCGCCCGTGGACTGGCTGGGGCAGTTTCCCATGTTCTCGGTCATCGTGATGATCACCTGGGAGTGGACCCCCTTCGCGGCGCTGATCCTGCTCACCGGCCTGCAAAGCCTGCCCGACGACCAGATCGAGGCCGCGCGGCTCGACGGCGCCTCGCCCTGGCAGGAGTTCCAGCACATCGTCTTGCCCCACTGGACGCAGGCGATCCAGGTGGTCGTCTTGATGGAGACCGTCGCCCTGCTTCAGGTGTACGGCGAGATCTACGGCTCGACCTCGGGTGGGCCGGGCGTCGCCACGACGAACCTGCCGTACTTCATCTACCAGAAGGCCTTCGCCGAGTACAACATCGGCCTGGCGAGCGCGGCGGGCGTGCTCACCGTGATCCTGACGAATATCCTGGCGGTGTACCTGCTGCGGCTGATCAGCCGCACGGCCGCCACCAACCGGGGAGGCTGA
- a CDS encoding ABC transporter substrate-binding protein, with amino-acid sequence MKRFAPLSLALCVSSVWATAQAATTITIATVNNPDMVTMQRLTPEFNKKYPDINVKWVVLPENELRQKVTLDVASNAGSFDIATVGVYEVPIWAKNGWLDPLTPLFQKNASIASSYKLNDILPSVRNALTVNGQLYAVPFYAESSMTFYNKDLFKKAGLTMPQNPTWQQVQGFASKIHNPAGGVYGICLRGLPGWGENMAFITTMVNTFGGRWYDQNWQAQLNTPAWKNALTFYVDTLKKYGPPGATGNGFTENLTLMSQGKCGMWVDATVAAGFLSDPSSSKIVKSVGFANAPVGPGTPRGSNWFWSWNLAIPKSTKNEDAAFRFLTWATSPEYINLVARTKGTWAAVPPGTRTSTYTNANYKKAAGAFSNLVLSSINRADVTKPTKDPVPYTGIQYVSIPQFQALGTQVGQYMAGALSGQTSIDQALKQGQDAANRVAKEGGFQK; translated from the coding sequence ATGAAAAGATTTGCTCCGCTCAGCCTCGCCCTCTGTGTCTCTTCCGTGTGGGCGACTGCGCAGGCCGCGACCACCATCACCATCGCCACGGTGAACAACCCCGACATGGTGACGATGCAGCGGCTCACCCCGGAGTTCAACAAGAAGTACCCCGACATCAACGTCAAATGGGTGGTCCTGCCGGAAAACGAGCTGCGTCAGAAGGTCACCCTCGACGTGGCGAGCAACGCGGGCTCCTTCGACATCGCCACCGTGGGCGTGTACGAGGTGCCGATCTGGGCCAAGAACGGCTGGCTCGACCCCCTGACGCCCCTCTTCCAGAAGAACGCGAGCATCGCCTCCTCCTACAAGCTCAACGACATCCTGCCCAGCGTCCGGAATGCGCTCACCGTCAACGGGCAGCTCTACGCCGTGCCCTTTTACGCCGAGAGCAGCATGACCTTTTACAACAAGGACCTGTTCAAGAAAGCCGGGCTCACCATGCCGCAAAACCCCACCTGGCAGCAGGTTCAGGGCTTTGCCAGCAAGATTCACAATCCCGCGGGGGGCGTGTACGGCATCTGCTTGCGCGGCCTGCCGGGCTGGGGCGAGAACATGGCCTTTATCACCACGATGGTCAACACCTTCGGCGGGCGCTGGTACGACCAGAACTGGCAGGCGCAGCTCAACACCCCGGCCTGGAAGAACGCGCTGACCTTCTACGTGGACACCCTCAAGAAGTACGGCCCCCCCGGTGCCACGGGCAACGGCTTTACCGAGAACCTGACCCTGATGAGCCAGGGCAAGTGCGGCATGTGGGTGGACGCGACGGTGGCGGCGGGCTTCCTCTCCGACCCCTCGTCCTCCAAGATCGTGAAGTCGGTCGGCTTTGCCAATGCGCCCGTCGGCCCCGGCACCCCGCGCGGCAGCAACTGGTTCTGGTCGTGGAACCTGGCGATCCCCAAGAGCACGAAAAATGAGGACGCCGCCTTCCGGTTCCTGACCTGGGCGACCAGCCCCGAGTACATCAACCTCGTCGCCAGGACGAAGGGCACCTGGGCCGCCGTGCCCCCCGGCACCCGCACGAGCACGTACACCAACGCGAATTACAAGAAGGCGGCGGGTGCCTTCAGCAACCTCGTGCTGAGCTCCATCAACCGCGCCGACGTGACCAAGCCCACCAAGGACCCGGTGCCCTACACCGGCATCCAGTACGTGTCGATCCCGCAGTTCCAGGCCCTCGGCACCCAGGTCGGGCAGTACATGGCGGGGGCCCTGAGCGGCCAGACCTCCATCGACCAGGCCCTCAAGCAGGGGCAGGACGCCGCCAACCGGGTCGCCAAGGAAGGCGGCTTCCAGAAGTAA
- a CDS encoding LacI family DNA-binding transcriptional regulator: protein MSTIQDVARLAGVSPTTAKRALREPGKLTPETLARVRTAIDELHYEPDVRAGSLRGGQSRTVGLVVGSIVEPFFAQFARTAGRTLQAAGYTLIISENEYSARLELPELQRLYGQRVAAMLVRPGYGPESREYLGRLRDRGVFLFEYDYTPPGSPFPSLTLDNAACMRGAVGYLHGLGHTRIAALGTHDPLVFPEERSRTFPEAMRGRGLSVPAAYERVALPSEDTAYAFTHDLLGLPEPPTALIAITGTQAIGAFRAIRERGLTLPHDLSLLTFDNYPWTALVDPPVTVIEQPVEAMAEAAARAVTQALEGGVMAQGHRMMPGRLIVRRSCAAPPPRPARR, encoded by the coding sequence GTGTCCACGATTCAGGATGTCGCCCGGCTGGCGGGCGTCTCCCCCACGACGGCCAAACGCGCGCTGCGTGAGCCCGGGAAGCTGACGCCCGAGACGCTCGCGCGGGTGCGGACGGCCATCGATGAACTGCACTACGAGCCGGATGTGCGGGCCGGGAGCCTGCGGGGGGGGCAGAGCCGGACGGTGGGGCTGGTGGTGGGGAGCATCGTCGAGCCCTTTTTCGCGCAGTTCGCGCGCACGGCGGGGCGCACGCTCCAGGCGGCGGGGTACACGTTGATCATCAGCGAGAACGAGTACTCCGCCCGGCTGGAATTGCCCGAGCTCCAGCGGCTCTACGGGCAGCGGGTGGCGGCGATGCTGGTGCGGCCGGGGTACGGTCCGGAGAGCCGCGAGTACCTGGGGCGGTTGCGGGACCGGGGCGTCTTCCTCTTCGAGTACGACTACACGCCGCCGGGCTCGCCCTTTCCAAGCCTGACCCTCGACAACGCGGCCTGTATGCGCGGGGCCGTGGGCTACCTGCACGGGCTGGGGCACACCCGCATCGCGGCGCTGGGCACCCACGACCCCCTCGTCTTCCCCGAGGAACGGTCGCGCACCTTTCCGGAAGCGATGCGGGGGCGCGGCCTGAGTGTCCCCGCGGCCTACGAGCGCGTCGCCCTGCCGAGCGAGGACACCGCCTACGCCTTCACCCACGACCTGCTGGGCCTGCCCGAGCCGCCCACCGCGTTGATCGCGATCACGGGCACGCAGGCCATCGGCGCCTTCCGGGCGATCCGGGAGCGCGGGCTCACCCTGCCCCATGACCTCTCGCTGCTGACCTTCGACAACTATCCCTGGACGGCGCTCGTGGACCCGCCCGTCACGGTGATCGAGCAGCCGGTGGAGGCGATGGCCGAGGCGGCGGCGCGGGCCGTGACCCAGGCGCTGGAGGGCGGCGTGATGGCCCAGGGCCACCGGATGATGCCCGGGCGGCTCATCGTGCGCCGGAGCTGCGCCGCGCCGCCCCCCCGCCCGGCGCGGCGCTGA
- a CDS encoding YceI family protein: MTATPQRLLALAALSLPLAAAAPVKFEVATAGNVNVVTVESETAVENFTGRTSKVRGTLTFDPQAKAGGGTVIIDGASIDTGIAARNGHMRGAGWLNFDKAPDVKFTATRVTSLGGDRYRVAGTLTLNGVTRPLTTEATVRYTPASDTTRGAGLKGNVLAVSTTFKVKLSDFGVKHGQIDAGRVSNDLTLAVRFVASDG, translated from the coding sequence ATGACCGCAACTCCCCAGCGCCTCCTCGCCCTCGCCGCCCTGTCCCTGCCCCTGGCCGCCGCCGCGCCCGTCAAGTTCGAGGTGGCGACCGCCGGAAACGTCAACGTCGTGACCGTCGAGAGCGAGACGGCGGTCGAGAACTTCACGGGCCGCACGAGCAAGGTGCGGGGCACGCTGACCTTCGACCCCCAGGCGAAGGCGGGCGGCGGCACGGTCATCATCGACGGGGCGAGCATCGACACCGGCATCGCCGCGCGCAACGGGCACATGCGCGGGGCGGGGTGGCTCAACTTCGACAAAGCACCCGACGTGAAGTTCACGGCGACGCGGGTGACCTCCCTCGGCGGCGACCGGTACCGCGTCGCGGGCACCCTCACCCTGAACGGGGTCACCCGGCCCCTGACGACCGAGGCGACCGTGCGTTACACCCCCGCCAGCGACACCACCCGGGGGGCGGGCCTGAAGGGCAACGTCCTCGCGGTGAGCACCACCTTCAAGGTCAAACTCAGCGACTTCGGGGTCAAGCACGGCCAGATCGACGCGGGCCGCGTGAGCAACGACCTCACCCTCGCGGTGCGCTTCGTCGCCAGCGACGGATAG
- a CDS encoding helix-turn-helix domain-containing protein, with translation MSSPASIRYVPLAGYGRPPVVIMPILNRTTGPGETFRPHRHDFQEVIWIHSGAGTHTIDGREGELRGPCVSLIARGQVHAFREMRELNGYAVSFTEDLLGGTPTGRTNRLLFNYSPGDRTFPVPPEVQRAAEGLLDLAEREYARARETGDLTLLRPLMEALLVLVRRSVFAGLGVGENAEVGLVGRFLDLLERDFVRHHDVAHYAERLHVSAKHLSRATNAGLGKSAKGLIQDRVILEARRLLSFTDLSVKEVTAEVGFADPFSFSRAFKAAVGVSPQDFRDAWKK, from the coding sequence ATGTCGTCCCCGGCGAGCATCCGCTACGTGCCCCTGGCGGGGTACGGCAGGCCGCCCGTCGTGATCATGCCGATCCTCAACCGGACGACGGGCCCCGGGGAGACCTTCCGGCCCCACCGCCACGACTTCCAGGAAGTGATCTGGATCCATTCGGGCGCGGGGACGCACACCATCGACGGGCGGGAGGGCGAGCTGCGCGGGCCCTGCGTGTCCCTGATCGCGCGGGGGCAGGTCCACGCCTTCCGGGAGATGCGGGAGCTCAACGGGTACGCCGTGTCCTTCACCGAGGACCTGCTGGGCGGCACCCCCACCGGGCGGACGAACCGGCTGCTTTTCAACTACTCGCCGGGGGACCGGACCTTCCCCGTTCCCCCCGAGGTGCAGCGTGCCGCCGAGGGGCTGCTCGACCTCGCCGAGCGGGAGTACGCGCGGGCGCGGGAGACCGGGGACCTGACCCTGCTGCGGCCCCTGATGGAGGCGCTGCTCGTCCTCGTGCGCCGGTCGGTCTTCGCCGGGCTGGGGGTCGGCGAGAACGCGGAGGTCGGCCTCGTCGGGCGCTTCCTCGACCTGCTGGAGCGTGACTTCGTCCGGCACCACGACGTGGCCCACTACGCCGAGCGGCTGCACGTCTCCGCCAAGCACCTCTCGCGCGCCACGAACGCGGGCCTGGGCAAGAGCGCCAAGGGCCTGATTCAGGACCGGGTGATTCTGGAAGCCCGCAGGCTCCTGAGCTTCACCGACCTCAGCGTGAAGGAGGTCACCGCCGAGGTGGGCTTCGCCGACCCCTTCTCCTTCAGCCGGGCCTTCAAGGCGGCGGTCGGCGTATCGCCCCAGGACTTCAGAGACGCCTGGAAGAAATGA
- a CDS encoding SDR family NAD(P)-dependent oxidoreductase, with product MRPYDYAGGTAVLTGAASGIGRALAQDLAARGSHLALIDRDGEGLRTLVARLRTERPNLKITAHPFDLSHTGDIPALADDVLREHGGLTLLINNAGVALGGSFEQLTLDEFEWVMTINFRAVVATTKAFLPALIATPDSHVVNVSSLFGLIGPAGQSAYSSSKYAVRGFSEVLRHELRPRGVGVTTVHPGGIRTNIARNARVGAGVGAAETQAGQREFERLLRMDPARAARVILAGVEHREPRVLVGSDAAVLDLLARLFPGSYGRVLGLLQARAGRS from the coding sequence GTGCGGCCCTACGACTACGCGGGCGGCACGGCGGTCCTCACGGGCGCGGCGAGCGGGATCGGGCGGGCGCTCGCGCAGGACCTCGCCGCCCGCGGCAGCCACCTCGCCCTGATCGACCGCGACGGGGAGGGGCTGCGGACCCTCGTGGCCCGGCTTCGCACGGAACGTCCGAACCTCAAGATCACCGCCCATCCCTTCGACCTGAGCCATACCGGGGACATCCCCGCCCTCGCGGACGACGTGCTGCGGGAACACGGGGGCCTCACCCTCCTGATCAACAACGCGGGCGTGGCGCTCGGCGGCTCCTTCGAGCAACTGACCCTCGACGAGTTCGAGTGGGTCATGACGATCAACTTCCGGGCGGTCGTGGCGACCACGAAGGCGTTCCTGCCCGCCCTGATCGCTACGCCCGACTCGCACGTGGTCAACGTCTCCAGCCTCTTCGGCCTCATCGGCCCGGCGGGGCAGAGCGCGTACTCGTCAAGCAAGTACGCGGTGCGCGGCTTTTCCGAGGTGCTGCGGCACGAACTGCGCCCGCGCGGGGTGGGCGTGACGACCGTCCACCCGGGCGGCATCAGGACGAACATCGCCCGCAACGCCCGCGTGGGGGCCGGGGTCGGCGCCGCCGAGACGCAGGCCGGACAGCGTGAATTCGAGCGCCTGCTGCGGATGGACCCGGCCCGCGCGGCGAGGGTCATCCTGGCGGGGGTGGAGCACCGCGAGCCGCGCGTGCTCGTGGGCTCGGACGCCGCCGTGCTCGACCTTCTCGCGCGGCTCTTTCCGGGGTCGTACGGGCGGGTGCTGGGGCTGCTTCAGGCGCGGGCGGGGCGCTCCTAG
- a CDS encoding NAD(P)/FAD-dependent oxidoreductase, which produces MTSTTATHHQVAIVGSGFAGLGMAVHLQRRGIGDYVIFERAAEVGGTWRDNTYPGCACDVKSDLYSFSFAPNPDWGHRYARQPEILGYLRRVADDFGVRPHIRFGHELERAEWDDGEGLWRIKTSGGEYTARVLISGHGPLVEPKWPVIPGLESFAGPRFHSAQWDHSVDLGGKRVAVIGTGASAIQFIPELQKVVGHLTVFQRSAPWVMPRMDTETSERRRDLFRRYPGLQRLSRQWIFGVAEARFLTFTNERVRKIAEDAAHKHLEAQVPDPALRAKLTPNYRLGCKRILVSDDYYPAMTKPNVELVTEAVTEVKGSKIVTADGQEREFDVLVGGTGFEATQPSIARRISGRGGKSLAEVWDPHMEALHGTAVAGFPNLFLIIGPNTGLGHNSMVYMMEAQIDYIVAALEHLGREHLLAIEPRPEAQAEYSEGLQGKLRGSVWNVGGCTSWYIDATGRNSSLWPERAARFRQALRRFDPSLYRAWLSPRPLPPLSAPVARSA; this is translated from the coding sequence GTGACGAGCACCACCGCCACCCACCATCAGGTCGCCATCGTCGGCAGCGGCTTCGCGGGCCTGGGCATGGCCGTCCACCTTCAGCGCCGGGGCATCGGGGACTACGTGATCTTCGAGCGGGCGGCGGAGGTCGGCGGCACCTGGCGCGACAACACATACCCCGGCTGCGCCTGCGACGTGAAAAGCGACCTCTACTCCTTCTCCTTCGCCCCCAACCCCGACTGGGGCCACCGTTACGCCCGCCAGCCCGAAATCCTGGGCTACCTGCGCCGGGTCGCGGACGACTTCGGCGTGCGGCCCCATATCCGTTTCGGGCACGAACTGGAGCGCGCCGAATGGGACGACGGCGAGGGGCTGTGGCGCATCAAGACGAGCGGCGGCGAGTACACCGCCCGCGTCCTGATCTCCGGGCACGGCCCCCTCGTCGAGCCGAAGTGGCCGGTCATCCCGGGGCTGGAGTCTTTTGCGGGCCCGCGCTTCCACTCCGCCCAGTGGGATCATTCCGTGGACCTCGGCGGCAAACGGGTCGCCGTGATCGGCACGGGTGCGTCGGCCATCCAGTTCATCCCCGAGCTTCAGAAGGTGGTGGGGCACCTGACCGTCTTCCAACGTTCCGCCCCCTGGGTGATGCCCCGCATGGATACGGAGACGAGCGAGCGCCGCCGCGACCTCTTCCGCCGTTACCCCGGCCTCCAGCGTCTCTCCCGGCAGTGGATTTTCGGGGTCGCCGAGGCCCGGTTCCTGACCTTCACGAACGAGCGGGTGAGGAAGATCGCGGAGGACGCCGCCCACAAGCATCTGGAGGCGCAGGTCCCCGATCCTGCCCTGCGGGCCAAACTCACCCCGAACTACCGCCTGGGCTGCAAGCGCATCCTCGTGTCCGACGACTACTACCCGGCGATGACGAAACCCAACGTCGAACTCGTGACGGAGGCGGTCACGGAGGTCAAGGGGTCCAAGATTGTCACGGCAGACGGCCAGGAGCGCGAGTTCGACGTGCTGGTCGGCGGCACGGGCTTCGAGGCGACGCAGCCCTCCATCGCCCGGCGCATCTCCGGGCGGGGCGGCAAGTCGCTCGCCGAGGTCTGGGACCCCCACATGGAGGCGCTGCACGGAACGGCGGTGGCAGGCTTTCCCAACCTGTTCCTGATCATCGGGCCGAACACCGGGCTGGGCCACAACAGCATGGTCTACATGATGGAGGCGCAGATCGACTACATCGTGGCGGCGCTGGAGCACCTGGGGCGCGAACACCTCCTCGCCATCGAGCCCCGGCCCGAGGCGCAGGCCGAGTACAGCGAGGGGTTGCAGGGCAAGCTGCGGGGCTCCGTGTGGAACGTGGGCGGCTGCACGAGCTGGTACATCGACGCCACGGGGCGCAATTCCTCCCTGTGGCCCGAGCGGGCGGCGCGCTTCCGGCAGGCGCTGCGGCGTTTCGACCCCTCGCTCTACCGCGCGTGGCTCAGCCCCCGCCCCCTGCCGCCCCTCTCCGCCCCCGTGGCCCGGAGCGCCTGA